From Camelus dromedarius isolate mCamDro1 chromosome 12, mCamDro1.pat, whole genome shotgun sequence, the proteins below share one genomic window:
- the LOC105098045 gene encoding olfactory receptor 51A7, with protein sequence MSPLNHTNTEVLRFLLIGIPGLEKDHIWISIPFSSVYLLSLLGNLAILFFIKTEPSLHEPMYYFLSMLSISDLRLSISFLPTTLGLFLFGVHEIHAASCFAQEFFIHLFTVTEASVLSVMAFGRYVAIHNPLRYSTILTSSRVIKTMVLLTSRNIILILPLPFLLQRLTYCHQNLLSHSYCLHQDVMKLACSDNRVNVVYGLFAALSTILDLLFITFSYIMILKTVLGIATPKEQLKALNTCISHICAVLIFYVPMLSAAMLHHFARGVSPMIHILMADVFLLVPPLMNPIVYCVKTHQIQEKIMGKLCPKRS encoded by the coding sequence ATGTCTCCTCTTAACCACACGAACACTGAAGTTCTTAGATTCCTCCTTATCGGTATCCCTGGACTGGAGAAGGATCACATCTGGATATCTATTCCTTTCTCATCTGTATACCTTCTTTCCCTCCTGGGTAACCTTGCCATCCTCTTCTTTATCAAGACGGAACCAAGTCTCCATGAACCCATGTACTATTTCCTTTCCATGCTCTCCATCTCTGACCTAAGGTTGTCCATCTCTTTCTTACCCACCACTCTGGGACTATTCCTGTTTGGTGTCCATGAAATTCATGCAGCTTCATGCTTTGCCCAGGAGTTCTTTATCCACCTATTCACAGTTACTGAAGCCTCTGTGCTATCTGTAATGGCATTTGGCCGATATGTGGCCATCCACAACCCTCTGAGATACAGCACAATCTTAACCAGCTCCCGAGTCATCAAAACAATGGTCTTACTGACTTCCAGAAACATTATCTTGATTCTTCCACTACCCTTTCTGCTGCAACGGCTGACATACTGTCATCAAAACCTGCTCTCACACTCCTACTGTCTCCACCAGGATGTCATGAAGCTGGCCTGCTCTGACAACAGAGTTAACGTTGTCTATGGACTCTTTGCTGCCCTTTCTACTATTCTGGATTTGTTGTTTATTACTTTCTCCTACATAATGATCTTAAAGACAGTACTGGGCATTGCAACCCCCAAAGAGCAGCTTAAGGCCCTTAACACCTGCATCTCTCATATCTGTGCTGTGCTCATCTTCTATGTGCCCATGCTAAGTGCAGCCATGCTCCACCATTTTGCCAGGGGTGTGTCTCCTATGATCCATATTCTCATGGCTGATGTGTTCCTACTGGTGCCACCCCTGATGAATCCCATCGTGTACTGTGTGAAGACCCATCAAATCCAAGAAAAGATTATGGGGAAACTTTGTCCAAAAAGAAGTTGA